A region from the Microbacterium lacus genome encodes:
- a CDS encoding HNH endonuclease signature motif containing protein, translating into MSTIMLAVPSLSADAVYDRLTQQARVIVDTRRTPPAGLDDADLAVVTTDTRTVDQLRADLAVDMLLTGHPTTDPTRDTDGTAVLGAIHAKVQIVIPVLALLGVTDEPATLEGNGPIDATTARRLARTTRSPWERILTHPITGAVLHTDTYQRPAAIDRHLRARDRHCRFPGCRIPAVRCEVDHTIDWAHGGPTETRNLAHLCQRHHTMKQFTPWRVRQLPDGVLEWTSPTGTVYVDIPTAYPPAVAFAPSIDSAADAPF; encoded by the coding sequence ATGTCCACCATCATGCTGGCCGTCCCGTCACTCTCCGCCGACGCGGTCTACGACCGGCTGACCCAGCAAGCCCGCGTCATCGTCGACACGAGGCGAACGCCACCCGCCGGGCTCGATGACGCCGACCTCGCGGTCGTGACGACGGACACCCGGACGGTGGACCAGCTCCGCGCAGACCTCGCCGTGGACATGCTCCTCACCGGCCACCCCACCACCGATCCCACCCGGGACACCGACGGGACCGCGGTACTCGGTGCGATCCACGCGAAAGTGCAGATCGTGATCCCCGTCCTCGCCCTCCTCGGCGTCACCGACGAACCCGCCACCCTCGAAGGCAACGGACCCATCGACGCCACCACCGCCCGCCGCCTCGCCCGCACCACTCGGTCCCCCTGGGAGAGGATCCTCACCCACCCCATCACCGGCGCCGTCCTCCATACCGACACCTACCAACGACCCGCCGCCATCGACAGACACCTCCGAGCAAGAGACCGACACTGCCGATTCCCCGGATGCCGCATCCCCGCCGTCAGATGCGAGGTCGACCACACCATCGACTGGGCGCACGGCGGACCCACCGAGACCCGCAACCTCGCGCACTTGTGCCAACGGCACCACACCATGAAGCAATTCACCCCGTGGAGAGTTCGGCAGCTCCCCGACGGAGTCCTCGAGTGGACCTCCCCCACCGGGACCGTCTACGTCGACATTCCCACCGCGTACCCGCCCGCCGTCGCCTTCGCACCCTCCATCGACAGCGCCGCCGATGCGCCTTTCTGA
- a CDS encoding metalloregulator ArsR/SmtB family transcription factor, which yields MATMLAVTDVSPGATCCAPLVREPISQPEAERVAVTLKALADPARLRLLSIVASSAGQEACVCDLIEPVGLSQPTVSHHLKILTEAGFLSRSKRGTWAYYRLEADALSTVAAFLTA from the coding sequence ATGTCTCCCCGGGCGCGACCTGCTGCGCTCCGCTCGTACGCGAACCGATCTCGCAGCCCGAAGCGGAGCGCGTCGCCGTGACGCTGAAGGCCCTCGCCGATCCCGCACGACTGCGTCTCTTGTCGATCGTCGCCTCCTCCGCGGGCCAGGAGGCATGCGTGTGCGACCTGATCGAACCCGTCGGACTCTCTCAGCCGACGGTGTCGCATCATTTGAAGATCCTCACCGAGGCCGGGTTCCTGTCCCGGTCCAAGCGGGGCACATGGGCCTACTACCGCCTCGAGGCAGACGCGCTCAGCACGGTGGCAGCCTTCCTCACCGCCTGA
- a CDS encoding glucose-6-phosphate dehydrogenase produces MKVTASSDWRDDIPFETPTLVADLVPGEPARCSVCGAASAPLARTELWAVKHRHPNQHAGYIRFYCLLHRPEPRRAPVEPVAAPVRRAPRARAESTAPVRRPVSLDAAPRAMCPDCFVEVSATGECGMCGRQVA; encoded by the coding sequence ATGAAGGTCACCGCCTCCTCCGACTGGCGCGACGACATCCCCTTCGAGACTCCCACGCTCGTGGCTGATCTCGTTCCGGGCGAACCGGCGCGCTGCTCGGTGTGCGGCGCGGCCTCCGCGCCGCTGGCGCGCACCGAGCTGTGGGCCGTGAAGCATCGTCACCCGAATCAGCACGCGGGCTACATCCGGTTCTACTGCCTCCTGCACCGGCCCGAGCCGCGACGTGCGCCCGTGGAGCCGGTCGCCGCTCCCGTACGCCGCGCGCCGCGGGCCCGTGCGGAGAGCACGGCGCCGGTGCGTCGACCGGTGTCCCTGGATGCCGCTCCCCGCGCCATGTGCCCGGATTGCTTCGTCGAGGTCTCGGCGACGGGGGAATGCGGGATGTGCGGCCGGCAGGTCGCCTGA
- a CDS encoding DUF222 domain-containing protein has product MHSNTVVGFTDSQTDTLRSLRDQVAAFDQAIAAAEAARMRVLAQAADLVDDVLTGVSARERQADMVLRTVASEIAVAARLSDRSLQRQIGEAATLVGDYPETLASWEEGRIRRGHVRAVQDAGAILPAANRHEFDRSAAEICAEDTAGRVGPRLRVLAEQVHPISMRNATMPPTRPDA; this is encoded by the coding sequence ATGCATTCGAACACGGTGGTCGGATTCACCGACTCGCAGACCGACACGTTGCGCAGTCTGCGCGACCAGGTCGCCGCGTTCGACCAGGCGATCGCCGCGGCAGAAGCGGCGCGGATGCGGGTGCTCGCGCAGGCGGCGGACCTCGTCGACGATGTGCTGACCGGTGTCTCTGCCCGGGAGCGGCAGGCGGACATGGTGCTGCGGACGGTCGCGTCCGAGATCGCGGTCGCCGCACGGCTGTCGGACCGGTCCCTGCAACGCCAGATCGGCGAGGCCGCGACGCTCGTCGGGGACTACCCGGAGACACTGGCGTCGTGGGAAGAAGGGCGGATCAGGAGAGGGCACGTCCGCGCCGTGCAGGACGCCGGGGCGATCCTGCCCGCGGCGAACCGACACGAGTTCGACCGCTCAGCCGCCGAGATCTGTGCGGAGGACACCGCCGGCCGAGTCGGCCCCCGGCTGCGGGTCCTCGCCGAGCAGGTCCACCCGATCAGCATGCGGAACGCCACGATGCCGCCCACGCGACCCGATGCGTGA
- a CDS encoding PPOX class F420-dependent oxidoreductase, translated as MPVLQPTADGARLLSDYHLATLSTFARDASIHVVAVGFTFEDGVVRIITSDGSQKVRNIERDPRASVGQVSGPQWLSISGHAVIEREPDAVARAVELYARRYRQPRPNPRRVVIRITPERMLGSAGVWV; from the coding sequence ATGCCCGTACTCCAGCCGACCGCCGACGGTGCGCGCCTTCTGAGCGACTACCACCTGGCGACCCTCTCCACCTTCGCGCGGGATGCGAGCATCCACGTCGTCGCGGTCGGTTTCACGTTCGAGGACGGCGTCGTGCGCATCATCACGAGCGACGGCAGCCAGAAGGTGCGCAACATCGAGCGCGATCCTCGCGCGAGCGTCGGCCAGGTCTCGGGGCCGCAATGGCTGAGCATCTCGGGGCACGCCGTGATCGAGCGCGAACCGGACGCGGTCGCACGCGCGGTCGAGCTGTACGCGCGGCGCTATCGACAGCCTCGACCGAACCCCCGGCGCGTCGTGATCCGGATCACGCCGGAGCGCATGCTGGGATCCGCCGGCGTCTGGGTCTGA